CTCTCCCGTAACCTGCAGGATGCCCGCAACCAGTCCTCCCTTGGGTACAACGCGCAGATTGATCGTTCCCTTGCCGCCCCGGCTCTGCAGGCGATACTCCGAAACCGACGTCCGCTTGCCGTAGCCCTTTTCGGAAACGGTGATGATGGCATTTCCCTCTTTCGGGATATCCATGCCGATGACCACATCATCTTCGTCCATGGAGATGCCGCGCACGCCCCGGGCCGTTCTGCCCATGGTGCGGATGTCGTCCTCGTGAAAGCGGATGGCCTTTCCCTTCCGGGTGGCCAGGAAGACATCCTGACCGCCTGCCGTCAGCTTCACATCGACCAGCTCGTCGCCTTCGTCGATCGTCAGGGCGATGATTCCGCCGGAACGGGGATTGGAATAGGCGGAGAGATCGGTCTTCTTGACGATGCCCGCACGGGTGGCCATGATGACCGCCTGCCCCTCTTCAAAGGACCGCACGGGAAGAACCGCCGCCACCCGCTCCTCCGGTCCGAGATTGATCAGATTGACGATGGGCTTGCCCTTGGCCATTCTTCCCGCCTGGGGGATCTGATAGACCTTCAGCCAATAGAGCCGGCCGGCATTGGTGAAGATCAGGATGTAATCGTGGGTGGAGGCGATGAAGAGCCGCTCCACGACGTCCTCTTCCTTGGTCATCATCCCGACCTTTCCCCGCCCGCCCCGGCGCTGGGTTCTGTAAAGGCTGGAGGGATTGCGCTTGATGTACCCGCCCTGCGAGTAGGTGACCACCATTTCTTCTTCAGCGATCATATCCTCGATATTGATGTCTTCCGAACTGGCCACGATCTCCGTCCGCCTTTCATCGCCGTACCGCTCGATGATCTCCTCCGTCTCCGAGATGATCACCTCCAGGACCTTTTGGGGATCATCGAGGATGCCCTGCAACCGCTCGATTTCCTTTAAGATGGCCTCGAATTCTTCCTTGATCTTGCTCTGTTCCAATCCCGTGAGACGTTGCAGCCTCATGTCCAGGATCGCCTTGGCCTGCATGTCCGTCAGCGAGAAACGGCTGCACAGGGCGGCTGCCGCCTCCTGGGGACTCTTGGATGCTTTGATGACGGCAACTACTTCATCGATGTTATTGAGGGCGATGATGAGACCTTCCAGGATATGAGCCCGTTCCCGCGCCTTGTTGACTTCGAAGGTTGTGCGCCGGACGATGACGATTTTTCGGAATTCGATAAAACTCTTCAGGACTTCAATGAGATTAAACACATAGGGCTGACTGTTTTCGATGGCCAGCATGATGATCCCGAAGGTCGATTCCATCTGGGTGTGCTTGTACAACTGATTCAGGATCACGCTGGAGTTCTCGTCGCGCTTCAGATCAATGACAACCCGGATTCCCTCACGATCGGATTCGTCACGGAGATCGGAGATTCCGGTAATTCTTTTGTCCTTGACCAGTTCGGAGATCTTTTCGATCATGGCCGCCTTGTTGACCTGATAAGGAATCTCAGTGACCACAATGCTCTCCCGGTCATTGCGCTCATTCTTCTCGATGATCACTTTCGCCCGCATGCGGATGATGCCCCGCCCCGTCCGATAAGCAGAGAGAATTCCTTCCCGTCCGTTAATGAACCCCGCCGTGGGGAAATCCGGTCCCGGAATATAGGTCATGAGCTCTTCCAGGGTCATTTCCGGATTCCGGATGAGAGCGATGGTCCCGGAAAGAACCTCGGTGAGATTGTGCGGCGGGATGTTCGTCGCCAAACCGACCGCAATACCCGACGTACCACTCAGCAGCAGAGTCGGGAGCCGCGAGGGAAGAACGGATGGTTCCGTCAGGGATTCATCATAGTTCGGGATAAAATCCACCGTGTCTTTTTCCAGATCCGCCAGAATTTCCTCGGTGATCCTGGCCATGCGGACTTCCGTGTAACGCATGGCCGCCGGGGGATCGTCGTCGATGGACCCGAAGTTTCCCTGACCGTCAATGAGGGGATAGCGCATGGAAAAATCCTGGGCCAGACGGACGATGGTGCCGTAGGCCGCCTGATCGCCATGGGGATGGTATTTACCGATGATATCCCCGACGATGCGGGCTGACTTCTTGTAGGGCCGGTTCCAGCGGTTTCCCATCTCGCTCATGGCAAAAAGGACGCGACGGTGAACCGGTTTGAGGCCATCGCGAACATCGGGAATGGCCCGGCCGATGATGACGCTCATGGCATAGTCCATGTAGGACTTTTTCATCTCATCTTCAATATTTACATTGATATTTCTTTGTACTGCCAATGGATCCATTCTTTTTTATTCCTCTTTCCTAGACATCCAGGTTGGACACATAAAGGGCATTCTTGTAGATGAAGTCGCGACGGGGTTCAACCTGATCCCCCATCAGCGTGGTGAAAA
This region of Syntrophus gentianae genomic DNA includes:
- the gyrA gene encoding DNA gyrase subunit A, translated to MDPLAVQRNINVNIEDEMKKSYMDYAMSVIIGRAIPDVRDGLKPVHRRVLFAMSEMGNRWNRPYKKSARIVGDIIGKYHPHGDQAAYGTIVRLAQDFSMRYPLIDGQGNFGSIDDDPPAAMRYTEVRMARITEEILADLEKDTVDFIPNYDESLTEPSVLPSRLPTLLLSGTSGIAVGLATNIPPHNLTEVLSGTIALIRNPEMTLEELMTYIPGPDFPTAGFINGREGILSAYRTGRGIIRMRAKVIIEKNERNDRESIVVTEIPYQVNKAAMIEKISELVKDKRITGISDLRDESDREGIRVVIDLKRDENSSVILNQLYKHTQMESTFGIIMLAIENSQPYVFNLIEVLKSFIEFRKIVIVRRTTFEVNKARERAHILEGLIIALNNIDEVVAVIKASKSPQEAAAALCSRFSLTDMQAKAILDMRLQRLTGLEQSKIKEEFEAILKEIERLQGILDDPQKVLEVIISETEEIIERYGDERRTEIVASSEDINIEDMIAEEEMVVTYSQGGYIKRNPSSLYRTQRRGGRGKVGMMTKEEDVVERLFIASTHDYILIFTNAGRLYWLKVYQIPQAGRMAKGKPIVNLINLGPEERVAAVLPVRSFEEGQAVIMATRAGIVKKTDLSAYSNPRSGGIIALTIDEGDELVDVKLTAGGQDVFLATRKGKAIRFHEDDIRTMGRTARGVRGISMDEDDVVIGMDIPKEGNAIITVSEKGYGKRTSVSEYRLQSRGGKGTINLRVVPKGGLVAGILQVTGEEDLLLMSNSGKIIRMKIEGVPLIHRTTQGVKLIELDAEEQLVGMTSAERDTREEEENVSEENEPTDPVFPEED